DNA sequence from the Larus michahellis chromosome 20, bLarMic1.1, whole genome shotgun sequence genome:
ACGCCCTTCGGCACAGGTTTTCGCACTCACACCCTTCCTTGTACAAGCGCGGGAAGTGTCCGGGGAGGACAAGGGGGGAATCGGCTGTCTCAGGGGACAGTGGGACAGCTCGCGCCTCTATTGTTTCAGTTTCTCAAGGCATCTTGGGGGGAATCGGCTGTCTCAGGGGACAGCGGAACAGCTCGCGCCTCTATTGTTTCAGCTTTTCAAGGCAGCTTCTGACTCACAgtagaaatatttgctttaagaGGCAGGTTTCAAGCTCGGCGTATGGGAGTGGAAGGGGAACGTGCCTCTGCCAGACTGTCACTGCCCGGCATGGCCGGGCATCGTCCTTCCATCTCAGGCAGGGCTGGAGTAGGGACAGGTCTATATCCCTTTATGTCCACGGAGCTGCTGTGCTGGTTGAGATGCCGAGGGCACTGTTCCCCTCGGGTACATGGGGGTACCCAAATGCCCCCCAAAACCCTGATGGGGCGAGTGGCCGTTCCCGTCGAGCATCGTCCCCCCGCAGCTGGGGTGACCCAGCAGGTACAGAAAGAGCTGAGCCAGCAGAAAGGTGCACGGTGAACTGGCGGAAACGGGGCCGTTGGCTTCCCGATCTGCAGTAAGATAACGGGGATAATGTGGAAACGCGGGAGGCTGTGCTGTCCCCTGGGAGCCCGGAGCAGCCCGGGTGTTTCTTGTGGGCACAGGAGCCACGTACCAGCCTTGACACGGGGACGATTTCCTCCCCACAAACGCCCTCCCTGTTCCTCTTCCCTACCCTTCCATTTTCTTCGGTGCTGTTGGTTCACAAGCTCAGAAattggggaaggaaaggggggcTGATGTTATCCTAAGGAAGCGTTAGCGAGCCTTTGCCTTGCTGATAACCTGGCACCTGGGAATCCCTCTGCAAACCTCCTCCTTATGCTTTGCCCAGGAAATAACCAccctgggaggaggaaaaggccCTTCACCTGCATCAAGGGGAGGTTTGGCCACCAGGTCCAGCGGCTCCAAGCCATCCCAGATCTCCTCTCCTGCTTTGCTTGAGTgcaccgggcagagcagctcttgcctttctctttcttcccttgccCTGTGGACTTGGGGTGGGTTTTAACCcaggtttttctctgttttttaacaGGAGGCTGCTTTGGAAACTGATGCAGCAGCATTGGATAGGAGGGACAAGGTGGATCCCTTGGATGCAAGCAGGGGAGGAGAAGACTTTTACCAAGTCCAGGATGGCAACCACTATTGCAAGAAGTGCTCTGCGGGTAAGATGGTCTCAAACGTGGAGCACACCACGTGCAGCCCCGCTGCGTTTCTGCCCTTGCTCCAGCTCTCCCCTGCTCCGCTGTCATGAGATCTAAGGACTTATTATGGAACGTGTTCCTTTTGATCCTACCTAGTTTGTCTCTTGACTGCTTCGACAGCAGAATTAACTCTGCAAAGACATCCCTGTTCTCTGCTGTACGTTCACAGATACACCCTTgctttctcccccaccccttcttGCAGGCACCTACGTCGCACAGCACTGCAAAGAGCCAAACGGCTCCAGCGTGTGTTTGCCGTGTGAAAAAGATGAATACATCGAATACCCAAATGACTTTTCCAAGTGCCTCGGCTGCCAGAGGTGTAGGGAAGGTACGAGCTGGTGTGGAAGAGGGCGATGCTGGCTGATAGGCTGGGTTCAGCTGACTGGAGACCTCTCTATTTAAGAGCATGGTCACCTGCAGCGTCCCCAAGGAGTGGCGCAGGCTGCGGGGAGCAGGCTGGGTGTAGGAATTGGTGTGGTGGCTTGTGCCAAACCTACGTCTCTGTTCGATGCAGCATCCCTCGCGCAAAGCTTGGACACGAGACTCCATCCAGCAAGGACCAGGGTTCACGGCAGCGTCGTAGGCTGCCGGTGGAGCTTTGATGCGAGCGTTGCTTTTCTCTTGGGCATGGTGAGGTTTGGGGCAGGAAAGGGTAAGGCTGAAACTCTGCAGCAGAGAGTGACTTGGTCTTCCCCAGGCTTGCGGGTCAGCTCGGGTCGTTAGCCACGTTAACGAAGGAAGCGGGTGGAGGAGCGTGGCGCGGAGGGGCTGGGGTCGAGCCGTCTCTCCTCTCGCCTGCAGATCAGGTGGAGCTGAGTCCCTGCCGAGCCACCAGCAACACGCAGTGCGCCTGCAAGAGGGGCACCTTCTGCTCCCCGGACCACCCCTGTGAGATGTGCCAGAAATGCCGGCCCCGGTGAGCTGGGTGCTGCGGGGTGTGCCGCCGGGGTCTGTGCTGGGAGCCCCAGCCGCTGAACCCGACCCGTCTCCCCCTTTCCTAGGTGTCCCCAGGGCGAAGTGGAGCTGGCTCCCTGCACGCCGCACAGCGACCGCCAGTGTGGTCCCCCCACCGGCACCGTCTCCGGCTTGTCTTGTAagtggggggctgctggaggaggggggacgGGCTGCGGGGCGGAGGTGTGAGCCGCTGCCGAGGGGAGCGGGAGCAGCTCCCCACACACCCTGTTTTATCCACTTCAGACAACTACATCGTGATCATCGTGGTGGCAGTTGTGGTCCTGCCTGTTGTGCTGTTCTGCTTCTGGAAATACCGCAGCTGCTGTTGCCCAGGTGAGCTCCAGGGGACCCCCGCCCCGGCCGAGGGCTCTGCGTGGGTGTGGGCTGGGTGGGAAGAGGGACCTGCCTTGGGGGAAGAGGCATCACAGCACCATTTTCATCTTCCAGGGGGCGGGAGAGACCTGAGCAGGAAGTCCTGCAACGTGGTGGTGAGTTGCtgggatggcgggggggttggTGGCTGGGGTGAGGTccccccctctgctccccacttgggctgcagctcctgggagggctggaggagcagggggatgaatcccatccctgcaggggtgcagcagagctgggataaGCCGAGGAGGGGCTCTGGTAGTGCCCTGTTGTGCGTGGGGTTCTTGCAGCCCCCTCTCCAGTGCCGTTATCGCTTCCCTGGCAGAGGTGCCGGCACATCCAGGGTCGCCAGTGGGGACCCCGGGTAAAAGGGAGGGCTGTGCCATACCGGAGCCCCTTCAAGCTCAAGATGAGCAAGTGAGCCGTGCCCTTGATGGCTGTCACTGCTGTAGATGGCATCCCTGGGGGGCCAGTGTGAGCCCTGCCCCCCCGGGGCCACACGACTCAGCTGGTTTGTGCTTCTCCTGCCGCAGGAATACGTGGTGCAGCGGATGACCAGGTACCAGAGGGGGAGGACAGAGGTGGAGGACAACTTCCAAAATGAGAGGATTCTGGTTCCCGTGCAGGGAGAAGACCCCGTTATCCGTAAGTGTTGGGGCCCAGGGGAAGTGCAGGATGCCCTGTGGGATGAGCTTTTTGGGCAAAATCCTTTCTGACCCAGCTGTCCGTGCTCTACCCTGTTGTCTAAgattttcccttccccctttttagTTTTGCGACGCTCTTTTGACTTCTTTGCCCGAGATGTGCCCTACAAGGACTGGAAGAGATACGGCCGAGCCCTTGATCTGCTGGAGAATGATATTGTCCTCGCGGAGTTGAATGACAAGTATTCGCTGGAGCCCTTCTTCCAGATGCTCAACACATGGCATAACAGACAAGGGATGAATGCCTCCGTCAACACGCTGCTGGAGACCCTGCGCCGGATCAATCTCGGAGGAATTGCAAAGGACATCTCCTCCAAGCTGGTCCAGCAAGGATATTTCCAATACGAAGTGAgctgaggagcagggcaggcCCTGCATCTCCCCACTTCAAGCTAAAACCATTAATACCTCTACAAACACTTGAGTTTTACCTTTTTGTCGCTCTCCTGTGGCTCTTCTCTTTTTGAAGCCATCATACAGCTCAGCTGAGCCCAGAGGAGTTGACAAAGCGCAAACCTCACGGTCCTCTCTGCCCAGTGTCGGTGCTTCCTTATGAAATCCAACCTGGTGCCTTGATTTCACTGGGCCGATGCAACGAGCCTCAAAACTATTGCAAGCTGCCTCTGGGACTATCTTGGAAGCACTGGTGCTCTCCAGACACCTTCAGGATCACTGCGGAGAAGGGCTTTTGCAGGATGTAGGCATCCCTGTGGTTTTTAACTGGATCATCCTTTTTTATTGCGGGGGGGAGCGGTTCCTGGCATCATGCAACGGCTTctgcttgtagaacatctctgaGCTGGCCAGCAAGCTTTATACTGTATGCTCGGTGGGCAAGCATTGACTGGGGTCTTGGGTTAGTTTCTCAAAGCTGTTGACTGAACTGCATTTTAGCCGATAGCGGTTCTGCTTGCTGTTAGTAACCAGTTTAAAACTGGACTTTGAGGGGAGGGTGAGAAGAATGATTTAGAATCCtcgaattgtttaggttggaaaagaccttgaagaccatcaagtccaaccgttaacatggcactgccaagtccaccactaaaccatgtcgctcagtgccacatctacatgtcttttacatccctccagggatggtggctccaccgctgccctgggcagcctgttcccatgcttgacaacccttttggtgaagaagtttttcctaataactatcccaaacctcccctggcacaacttgaggctgtctCCTCTGGTCCTAGCGCCTGttatctgggagaagaggccaaccccacCTCACCACAACCTCTTTTCGGGGAGTTCCAGAGAGCGATTTACTTGCTCTGTGATCACTGGGGTTGTGTAAGAAAAGGGTCAATGCGGGGAGTGAGCGAGCTCCTCCTCGGAGCGGGATGGAGAACGTGGGCAGCAAACTCAGTTTGTCAGAAACCTCCTTCTCCATGACCTTTGTCAAGCCAGTTTGTTCCCGTTCCCTTGGCCGTGGGGTGGCTTTGCTGTCCCTGACTGTCTCCAGCCAGCATGGAAAGGTGAATGCACTGAGGTCCGAGCATGACTTTGGGTCCCCACCATCCACCCTCCAGCTGTCTGGGTTGCTCCTCAAACATTTTACCCCTCGCCCTGGCTCTTCCGCATGGCTCAGGGACAACTTGGCTGGAAAAACTACTGCGTTACTTGAGCTGGCTCCGTGTGGTGCCGCCCCGGTACAGCCCAGCCCACCGGGACCTTCCCCAGCAC
Encoded proteins:
- the TNFRSF10B gene encoding tumor necrosis factor receptor superfamily member 10B isoform X2: MPGPGPWLLLDLPELKFHLGGGGGVETPAFVRPVPSEPAVRQEAALETDAAALDRRDKVDPLDASRGGEDFYQVQDGNHYCKKCSAGTYVAQHCKEPNGSSVCLPCEKDEYIEYPNDFSKCLGCQRCREDQVELSPCRATSNTQCACKRGTFCSPDHPCEMCQKCRPRCPQGEVELAPCTPHSDRQCGPPTGTVSGLSYNYIVIIVVAVVVLPVVLFCFWKYRSCCCPGGGRDLSRKSCNVVEYVVQRMTRYQRGRTEVEDNFQNERILVPVQGEDPVILLRRSFDFFARDVPYKDWKRYGRALDLLENDIVLAELNDKYSLEPFFQMLNTWHNRQGMNASVNTLLETLRRINLGGIAKDISSKLVQQGYFQYEVS
- the TNFRSF10B gene encoding tumor necrosis factor receptor superfamily member 10B isoform X1 — protein: MRRALGCAPRRLCLRPLLLLLVVMEAALETDAAALDRRDKVDPLDASRGGEDFYQVQDGNHYCKKCSAGTYVAQHCKEPNGSSVCLPCEKDEYIEYPNDFSKCLGCQRCREDQVELSPCRATSNTQCACKRGTFCSPDHPCEMCQKCRPRCPQGEVELAPCTPHSDRQCGPPTGTVSGLSYNYIVIIVVAVVVLPVVLFCFWKYRSCCCPGGGRDLSRKSCNVVEYVVQRMTRYQRGRTEVEDNFQNERILVPVQGEDPVILLRRSFDFFARDVPYKDWKRYGRALDLLENDIVLAELNDKYSLEPFFQMLNTWHNRQGMNASVNTLLETLRRINLGGIAKDISSKLVQQGYFQYEVS